The Lentisphaerota bacterium region CGATCCCACGTCTTCGGCGCGAATACGTCCGGCGGTTTTCTCGGCGATCCACTCCCGCAGGTTGGAGTGTTGGTAGCCGAATGTGGAGTCGCGCGCAAATTCAGTTTTTGAAACGGGCGTCGGCCGATCATTCTCGATGACGTAGTGAACATCGTCCCGGGTCACCCGTCCGCCTTCCCCAAAAAACGGGATCACTAATTCGGCGTCCACCGGTCGGCTCGCCCGCTCCAGTTCCTCACGGATCACGTCGGTCTCAAGCGGATAATGGCCGCGCAGCGTGGAATCGGAGCGGCTCACGATCTCGATTTCACGGCCTGCAGTCCGGGCTGCGGCAAGGAGGTTGCGCATCAGACCCCGGTGCAGGGCTTCCGACTCCCGCGAGGTCAGGGCGCGGGAGTTGGTGAGCAGGTAAAAAAGCCGCTCCGTGCGCAGGACTTTCTCCAAGTCCGCGACAGCCCAGGTCGTCAGTACGCTCACCCCATGCACCGTCTGGGTGCCGGTGGGATCGTCATCAAAAACCACGATGGCTGGGGTGTCAATCAACGACCGCCCTCCTGCCGGAGACTTTGCAGAACATCTCTGGCGCGCTCGATGCCGAGCCGCGGGCTGGTGAGCACCGAGCGTCCGGTCAACTCGCCCATCCGGGGCGCCAGGCGCGTCATCGAAGCTTGTGCAAAGGCGATGAGATCCACCTTGCCAGCCAGTTCCCGTCCGGCATCGAAGACCTTTTCGTCGTGCACCGCCTTTTGCCCGCCATCAGCGACTCGAAAGCACCTGCCACAAGACATCGCTCGATACAGATGGCCTTGCCGGCACGATCCGCCTGCGCCCGAATCAGGTCGCAAGTCGGGCCCAGGGTGGTCGGCACCGTGGCCATGACGCCGATGCGCTGTCCATCAGCAGCGGCCTTTTCGGCCATGGCTTGATCGATCTTAATGACCGGTATCTTCACGCGCGGTGCGGCGGCATCCACGGCCGGGCCCAGCGAGGAACACAGCGACAGGATGGCAGCCGCACCTGTCTTTTCCGCTGCGACGATGTAATCGGCCATGCGGGACGTGACAGCGGGCGGAATGCCGCCGACTTTCATGACGTCCGGCAACAGCGAATCGTCCACGATGTTGATCAACCGGACTCCCGGCAGGATTTCCGCGAAGAGATCCTTCATCATCGTTTCGACGGTGAGAAAGACCATGCTGGTATGGATCAGGGCGAGGGTCTGCGGCTGGCTCATGTCACGCGCTCCTTCTTTCATAAATCTGTACAGACTACAAGACCTCAAAATTATGGGGGAAGAGAAAACGCCAGTTGCTCACGCAGTCTATTTGCGCTGACCCATTTTCACCGGTTTTTCGTAATCCTCTTTCATGTCATAC contains the following coding sequences:
- a CDS encoding Asp/Glu/hydantoin racemase, coding for MSQPQTLALIHTSMVFLTVETMMKDLFAEILPGVRLINIVDDSLLPDVMKVGGIPPAVTSRMADYIVAAEKTGAAAILSLCSSLGPAVDAAAPRVKIPVIKIDQAMAEKAAADGQRIGVMATVPTTLGPTCDLIRAQADRAGKAICIERCLVAGAFESLMAGKRRCTTKRSSMPDGNWLARWISSPLHKLR